A DNA window from Kiritimatiellia bacterium contains the following coding sequences:
- a CDS encoding DUF4153 domain-containing protein, translated as MKTRIIQAAEDPRELERLYRANPKDFTGAFREAFAERRNSPVLAAWNERLFFQEAAEEPKGSAPGWPSRDIGLTIALALVAGTLAKLPHFLPALDDERFYLCNLGGIVAGALIAFFCLQKACRVKTAAAIAALLAGGIVYLNLLPYLSRGRHTLILSCLHMPFVFWSLLGIAFLGGRWRDLRGRMAYIQYNGELLIYSTILLIGGMVLTGLTFALFELIGLRIENWYMKNVVVYGAMAAPLVATLLVVRIVGGRFRIAPLLAKVFTPLFLVTVIAYLAAMMMSGKSPFTDRDFLIAFNGLLLVVLGLCVFSISERGARASAGIGDFMNIGLVAVTLVIDVIALAAIFFRLTSYGFTPNRVAVLGANLLAFVHLSGILWRYVRFARGKAGMDSLDHWIARYLPAYTTWALVVAVGFPLVFRFK; from the coding sequence ATGAAAACCAGGATCATTCAGGCCGCGGAGGACCCCCGCGAATTGGAAAGGCTGTATCGCGCAAACCCCAAGGACTTCACCGGCGCGTTTCGCGAGGCCTTCGCCGAGCGGCGCAACTCGCCCGTTCTGGCGGCGTGGAACGAACGCCTCTTTTTCCAGGAGGCGGCGGAGGAGCCGAAGGGGTCCGCCCCCGGATGGCCCTCCCGCGATATCGGGCTGACGATCGCCCTGGCGCTCGTGGCCGGCACGCTGGCCAAGCTGCCGCACTTCCTGCCGGCGCTGGATGATGAGCGATTCTACCTCTGCAACCTCGGCGGGATTGTCGCCGGCGCCCTGATCGCCTTCTTCTGCCTTCAGAAGGCGTGCCGGGTAAAAACGGCGGCCGCGATCGCCGCCCTGCTGGCGGGAGGAATCGTCTATCTGAATCTCCTTCCTTACCTGTCCCGTGGGCGGCATACCCTGATCCTGTCCTGCCTCCATATGCCGTTCGTCTTCTGGTCTCTTCTGGGAATCGCCTTCCTGGGCGGCCGGTGGAGGGACCTGCGGGGAAGAATGGCCTACATCCAATACAATGGGGAGTTGCTGATCTACAGCACCATCCTGCTCATCGGCGGCATGGTGCTCACGGGGCTGACCTTCGCCCTTTTCGAACTGATCGGCTTGAGGATAGAAAACTGGTACATGAAAAACGTGGTCGTGTACGGCGCGATGGCGGCCCCCCTGGTCGCGACCTTGCTCGTCGTGCGGATCGTCGGAGGCCGGTTCAGGATCGCCCCCCTCCTGGCCAAGGTGTTCACGCCGCTCTTTCTCGTGACGGTCATCGCGTACCTGGCGGCCATGATGATGAGCGGGAAAAGCCCGTTCACCGACAGGGATTTCCTGATCGCCTTTAACGGCCTGCTGCTGGTCGTGCTGGGGCTCTGCGTTTTCTCGATTTCCGAGCGCGGGGCGAGGGCCTCCGCGGGCATCGGCGATTTCATGAACATCGGCCTGGTGGCCGTTACGCTCGTCATCGACGTGATCGCGCTGGCGGCCATTTTCTTCCGGCTGACCTCGTACGGATTCACGCCGAACCGGGTTGCCGTGCTGGGCGCGAACCTGCTGGCTTTCGTTCATTTGTCCGGCATCCTGTGGCGCTACGTGCGATTCGCGAGGGGGAAAGCCGGCATGGATTCTCTCGACCACTGGATCGCGAGATATCTCCCCGCCTACACGACATGGGCCCTGGTCGTGGCCGTGGGATTCCCTCTCGTGTTCCGGTTCAAGTAG
- a CDS encoding ankyrin repeat domain-containing protein: protein MHRATFPGAAVVILSALFLKVAAVEAHAEGEEFDPVSRFREGLMDALNLPQTLAGDEGFQALRSADFARFTNAVRSAEQAQHCPVDGLTYLHLAAALGQTDVLSYLLDLGVSVAGVQGDAKPEKRWGYSPLHLAVLADHPACVQLLLQRGADSNGPLRGLIAPVYAAAMMGSTNLLHILHEGGARVEDPSAELQLLHVAARYGHPDVVDWLLNQGVKVEKDRDEETALHVAAEADHAGIVARLLQAGADKDAVTPRGQTPLMRAAQNNAADAVESLLRHGATVNLLDNQGLSAIAYAIRNGSVSIAQRLADHGADLAVLDNKGNSLLHLAARFDSAAAVHWCLERGADLNARNDFGATPVYLAAVDARTNALNELLDHGADFTLPTTNGWTAIHAAATEDAEGTVRRLLRAGADIETRRPGGRTPLLDAVRSRRTNNVLALLEAGADVEARTDREDGALYLAMENDDPGMMQLLMSRGADPDGPLWEGNWSLLMAAAWDNRNAAAKALIEGGADPSLGSGTNRLEPGQTPLYIAVRREAQDVLKTLLEAGADPALRGDEQLTPWHLAMIRGQTNSAAWLAQHMTPGQMAPTSMVRVYFDYDAPIARTVSVVGTFNEWRENVTPMKRREDDGWWYAEVDLFPGRYFYKIYADGGWFTDLKALEHEADPHRNVDNSILYATNQLVHMRPSRAPSTANGYHAVEFIYYDRQAHGVCVAGEFNAWNGTALPMTPKRAGVWSASQWLTNGVYAYKFVVDGEWKMDPSNSLTRVAGGVTNSMLVVGPPPAGPGPNPAEP, encoded by the coding sequence ATGCATCGTGCCACATTCCCCGGCGCCGCCGTTGTAATCCTGTCTGCGCTGTTCCTGAAGGTCGCTGCTGTCGAAGCCCATGCCGAGGGTGAGGAGTTTGATCCTGTCTCCCGCTTTCGAGAAGGGCTGATGGATGCCCTCAACCTGCCGCAGACACTGGCAGGCGACGAAGGATTCCAGGCCTTGAGAAGCGCTGATTTCGCCCGGTTCACGAACGCCGTCCGATCGGCGGAGCAGGCGCAGCATTGTCCAGTGGACGGCCTGACCTATCTTCACCTCGCCGCCGCCCTGGGGCAGACGGATGTTCTGTCCTACCTGTTGGATCTCGGCGTGAGCGTTGCCGGTGTTCAGGGTGATGCCAAGCCCGAGAAACGATGGGGCTACTCTCCCTTGCATCTGGCCGTGCTGGCGGATCACCCGGCCTGCGTCCAACTGCTTCTCCAGCGCGGCGCGGATTCGAATGGCCCCCTGCGGGGGTTGATCGCCCCTGTTTACGCGGCGGCCATGATGGGTTCGACCAATCTGCTGCATATCCTTCATGAAGGCGGGGCCCGCGTGGAGGATCCGTCGGCGGAACTCCAGCTTCTCCATGTCGCGGCGCGATACGGGCACCCGGACGTCGTGGACTGGTTGTTGAATCAAGGCGTTAAAGTCGAAAAAGATCGCGACGAGGAGACCGCTCTTCACGTGGCCGCCGAGGCGGACCATGCCGGGATCGTGGCCCGGCTCCTGCAGGCCGGAGCCGACAAGGACGCGGTCACCCCGCGGGGACAAACGCCGCTCATGCGGGCGGCGCAGAATAACGCCGCCGACGCCGTAGAGTCCCTGCTCCGGCATGGAGCCACGGTCAACCTTCTCGACAACCAGGGGCTCTCCGCCATCGCCTATGCCATCCGGAACGGCTCCGTGTCGATCGCGCAAAGGCTCGCCGATCACGGCGCGGACCTGGCCGTCCTGGATAATAAGGGCAACAGCCTGCTACACCTTGCCGCGCGTTTCGACAGCGCCGCCGCGGTCCACTGGTGCCTTGAACGCGGCGCGGATTTGAATGCGCGGAACGATTTCGGCGCGACGCCCGTGTACCTGGCGGCCGTCGACGCCCGTACCAACGCGTTGAACGAACTGCTCGATCACGGCGCGGATTTCACGCTTCCCACCACCAACGGTTGGACGGCGATCCACGCCGCGGCCACGGAAGACGCGGAGGGCACCGTGCGTCGCCTCCTCCGCGCCGGCGCCGACATCGAAACCCGGCGGCCGGGCGGCCGGACTCCGCTCCTCGACGCCGTCCGCAGCCGCAGGACCAACAACGTGCTCGCCCTGCTCGAGGCCGGTGCTGATGTCGAGGCGCGAACCGACAGGGAAGACGGCGCGCTGTACCTGGCCATGGAGAATGACGACCCGGGGATGATGCAGTTGCTGATGTCCAGGGGAGCCGATCCGGACGGTCCCCTGTGGGAGGGGAACTGGTCGCTGCTGATGGCGGCCGCGTGGGACAACAGGAATGCCGCCGCCAAGGCGCTGATCGAGGGCGGGGCCGATCCGTCCCTCGGCAGCGGAACCAACCGGCTCGAGCCTGGACAGACGCCGCTGTACATCGCCGTCCGGCGCGAAGCCCAGGATGTGCTGAAGACGCTGCTGGAAGCCGGCGCGGACCCGGCCCTACGCGGCGACGAGCAACTCACTCCCTGGCACCTCGCCATGATCCGCGGGCAAACCAACAGCGCCGCATGGCTCGCGCAACACATGACACCTGGACAGATGGCCCCGACCAGTATGGTTCGCGTCTACTTTGACTATGACGCGCCGATAGCTCGCACCGTCTCCGTGGTTGGCACCTTCAACGAATGGCGCGAGAACGTGACGCCCATGAAACGACGGGAGGACGACGGTTGGTGGTACGCCGAGGTGGACCTCTTTCCGGGACGATATTTCTACAAGATCTATGCCGACGGGGGCTGGTTCACCGACCTGAAGGCCCTGGAGCATGAAGCCGACCCGCATCGGAACGTGGATAACTCCATTCTGTACGCCACGAATCAACTCGTCCACATGCGCCCGTCGCGGGCGCCCTCGACGGCGAACGGCTATCATGCGGTCGAATTCATCTATTACGATCGCCAAGCGCATGGCGTGTGCGTAGCCGGCGAATTCAATGCCTGGAACGGGACGGCGCTGCCCATGACGCCGAAGCGGGCGGGCGTGTGGAGCGCGAGCCAGTGGCTGACGAATGGCGTCTACGCCTACAAGTTCGTCGTCGACGGCGAGTGGAAAATGGATCCGAGCAATTCGTTGACCAGGGTCGCGGGCGGCGTGACGAATTCCATGTTGGTGGTCGGGCCCCCGCCCGCCGGGCCGGGGCCGAATCCGGCTGAACCATGA
- a CDS encoding DMT family transporter produces MPEPVSNRSGAMARALLALGAAILFWSCVPLLLKYFTRELDAWTVNGLRYTFALLFWLPYVLRHRRELPARSRIWRDAIPPAGIHVVGQVLFGLCPYFNDATVINFVSRAAFLFTTLTGFILLREERAVGRQPLFWVGMAATIGGLAAMYAGGIGTPSTSAFGMLLLLATAAFWGFYSVLVRKFMKPYSIRLSFSVISLYAAPGLLALMFALGDWRKALALGPGYWAMIWLSAILGIALGHTLFYRAIHALGPVASEGSLLLIPFTTAVLAHFLLDERLGRLQWIGGVILVAGCFVLLRANLRARGRVTAKEAQAAAPSPR; encoded by the coding sequence ATGCCGGAGCCCGTTTCCAACCGTTCGGGAGCGATGGCCCGCGCCCTGCTGGCGCTGGGCGCGGCCATCCTGTTCTGGTCGTGCGTGCCGCTGCTGCTGAAGTACTTCACGCGCGAGTTGGACGCGTGGACCGTCAACGGCCTGCGCTACACGTTCGCCCTGCTGTTCTGGCTGCCGTACGTCCTGCGGCATCGCCGCGAGTTGCCGGCCCGCTCGCGCATCTGGCGGGACGCGATCCCGCCCGCCGGCATCCACGTGGTCGGCCAGGTCCTCTTCGGGCTCTGCCCGTACTTCAACGACGCGACGGTGATCAACTTCGTCAGCCGCGCGGCTTTCCTGTTCACCACGCTGACGGGCTTCATCCTGCTGCGCGAGGAGCGGGCCGTGGGGCGCCAGCCGCTGTTCTGGGTCGGCATGGCGGCGACGATTGGCGGCCTCGCGGCCATGTACGCCGGCGGGATCGGCACGCCGTCGACGTCGGCCTTCGGCATGCTGCTGCTGTTGGCGACGGCGGCGTTCTGGGGTTTCTACTCGGTCCTGGTGCGGAAGTTCATGAAGCCCTATTCCATCCGGTTGAGCTTCAGCGTGATCAGCCTGTACGCCGCGCCGGGCCTGCTGGCGCTGATGTTCGCGCTGGGCGACTGGCGGAAGGCGCTGGCGCTCGGGCCGGGCTACTGGGCGATGATCTGGCTCTCCGCAATCCTGGGCATCGCCCTGGGCCACACGCTCTTCTACCGCGCGATCCACGCGCTCGGCCCGGTCGCGTCGGAGGGGTCGCTGTTGCTGATCCCGTTCACGACGGCGGTCCTGGCGCACTTCCTCCTGGACGAGCGGCTCGGGCGGCTGCAGTGGATCGGCGGCGTGATCCTCGTCGCGGGCTGCTTCGTCCTGCTCCGGGCCAACCTGCGGGCGCGCGGGCGGGTCACGGCGAAGGAGGCGCAAGCCGCCGCGCCGTCGCCGCGGTGA
- a CDS encoding 6-phosphofructokinase, translating to MAKNSKLTGNMLIAQSGGPTVVINQSLVGAVLEAKKHKEIKKIYGSLHGIQGILNENFIDLGKESKATLEAVAITPSSALGSVRKKPTPEDCAKIFQVMQKYNVRYFFYIGGNDSAETTHIINEEARKAGYEFRCFHICKTIDNDLRENDHTPGFGSGAKFVASAFMGDNLDNRALPGVKINVVMGRHAGFLTAASALARVYPDDGPHLVYLPERPFDMEKFLADVKAVNEKYGRCVVAVSEGISDAEGTAIAAKFTKEVDAHGNVQLSGSGALGDLLADQVKAKLQIKRVRADTFGYLQRSFPGVLSAVDAKEARLAGQSAVKFATGGKFANGSTAIKRKPGKVYQAWIERTELKNVAKETRHMPDEFINAEGNNVTAAFVRYAAPIVGPLPPVGRFKGAKVKKIV from the coding sequence ATGGCCAAGAATAGCAAGCTGACCGGCAACATGCTCATCGCGCAGAGCGGCGGGCCGACGGTGGTGATCAACCAGAGCCTGGTCGGCGCGGTGCTGGAGGCGAAGAAGCACAAGGAAATCAAGAAGATCTACGGATCGCTCCACGGCATCCAGGGCATCCTGAACGAGAATTTCATCGACCTCGGCAAGGAGTCGAAGGCCACGCTCGAAGCGGTGGCGATCACGCCCTCCTCCGCGCTGGGCTCGGTCCGCAAGAAGCCCACGCCCGAGGACTGCGCGAAGATCTTCCAGGTGATGCAGAAGTATAACGTGCGCTATTTCTTCTATATCGGCGGCAACGATTCCGCCGAGACGACGCACATCATCAACGAGGAGGCGCGCAAGGCGGGCTACGAGTTCCGCTGCTTCCACATCTGCAAGACGATCGACAACGACCTGCGCGAGAACGACCACACGCCCGGGTTCGGCAGCGGCGCGAAGTTCGTCGCGAGCGCCTTCATGGGCGACAACTTGGACAACCGCGCGCTGCCCGGCGTGAAGATCAACGTGGTCATGGGCCGGCACGCCGGCTTCCTGACCGCCGCCTCCGCGCTGGCCCGCGTGTATCCCGACGACGGCCCGCACCTGGTCTACCTGCCCGAGCGGCCGTTCGACATGGAAAAGTTCCTCGCCGACGTGAAGGCGGTGAACGAGAAGTACGGGCGGTGCGTGGTGGCGGTCTCCGAGGGCATCTCGGACGCCGAGGGCACGGCCATCGCGGCGAAGTTCACCAAGGAAGTGGACGCCCACGGCAACGTGCAGTTGAGCGGCTCCGGCGCGCTGGGCGACCTGCTGGCCGACCAGGTGAAGGCGAAGCTCCAGATCAAGCGCGTGCGGGCCGACACGTTCGGCTACCTCCAGCGCTCGTTCCCCGGAGTGCTCTCCGCCGTGGACGCGAAGGAGGCGCGGCTGGCCGGGCAGTCCGCGGTGAAGTTCGCCACCGGCGGGAAGTTCGCCAACGGCAGCACCGCGATCAAGCGCAAGCCGGGCAAGGTCTACCAGGCCTGGATCGAGCGCACGGAGTTGAAGAACGTGGCCAAGGAAACGCGCCACATGCCCGACGAGTTCATCAACGCCGAGGGCAACAACGTCACCGCCGCGTTCGTCCGCTACGCCGCCCCGATCGTCGGCCCCCTGCCGCCGGTCGGCCGGTTCAAGGGCGCGAAGGTGAAGAAGATCGTCTGA
- a CDS encoding DUF3187 family protein, with amino-acid sequence METMRIQCLVLAAGILLGLSAAGRADPFYLPNEHPVTRLFGVPPAESGLVATGSWAHGSINIANNSTDDLAGDSSLMLDGETYVARIALRRGFAGGWEIGLDLPYVRHAGGILDDFIESYHDTFGFSQGNRKAIPSDRLLYALTRNGETLFYLADPADGLGDAAVSLGRQLYRRLDGTRAAAARVAIEAPTGNRDNLLGSGSTDIALSVAGTDTALLCPLRLDAVLGVLFLAGGGLLEQWREPAAGFGSAAITWPATEKLSFKVQADAHSPLFDGLYIGRLDHWGCQVSMGGTLLLPRAAALDIAVTEDVAVATAPDVVFHFALSKSW; translated from the coding sequence ATGGAAACGATGCGCATCCAGTGTCTTGTACTCGCTGCGGGCATCTTGTTGGGCCTGTCCGCCGCCGGCCGGGCCGACCCGTTCTACCTGCCCAACGAGCATCCGGTCACACGGCTGTTCGGCGTCCCGCCGGCCGAAAGCGGTCTCGTGGCGACCGGCTCATGGGCCCACGGCTCCATCAACATCGCCAACAATTCCACCGATGACCTGGCCGGGGATTCGTCGCTGATGCTGGACGGCGAGACTTATGTCGCGCGAATCGCCTTGCGCCGCGGCTTCGCCGGCGGCTGGGAAATCGGTCTCGACCTGCCGTACGTCCGCCACGCGGGCGGGATACTCGACGACTTCATCGAGTCCTACCACGACACGTTCGGGTTCTCGCAGGGCAACCGCAAGGCCATCCCTTCCGACCGCCTGCTCTACGCCCTGACGCGGAATGGGGAAACGTTGTTCTATCTCGCCGACCCCGCGGACGGGTTGGGCGACGCGGCCGTGAGCCTGGGGCGGCAGTTGTACCGGCGGCTGGACGGGACGCGCGCCGCAGCGGCCCGCGTCGCTATCGAAGCGCCGACCGGGAACCGCGACAACTTGCTCGGCAGCGGCAGCACCGACATCGCGCTCTCGGTCGCCGGCACGGACACAGCCCTGCTCTGTCCCCTGCGTTTGGATGCCGTGCTCGGCGTGCTGTTCCTGGCCGGCGGCGGACTGCTGGAGCAATGGCGCGAGCCGGCCGCCGGGTTCGGCTCGGCCGCGATCACGTGGCCCGCGACGGAAAAGCTTTCCTTCAAGGTCCAGGCAGACGCGCATTCGCCGCTCTTCGACGGTCTCTACATCGGCCGACTGGACCACTGGGGCTGCCAGGTCTCGATGGGCGGAACGCTGCTCCTCCCCCGCGCGGCCGCGCTCGACATCGCCGTGACGGAAGATGTCGCTGTCGCCACGGCGCCGGATGTGGTATTTCATTTCGCGCTCTCGAAATCATGGTGA
- the queA gene encoding tRNA preQ1(34) S-adenosylmethionine ribosyltransferase-isomerase QueA, with the protein MRTQDFDYELPPERIAQEPAERRDEARMLVVERRTGVLRHQRVRALPEFLRAGDLLVANDTRVIPARVFGVKPTGGKVEILFLEERVPGTWEVLMHASRRPKIGDAIRLGPDARAILLEDGEKGRAVLRVEGAAVPDLLARLGVPPLPPYIHRPARPGLDDRRYQTVYAERPGAVAAPTAGLHFTPELLGRLDAAGVPMTFLTLHVGIGTFRPVSADTVEDHRMESERYEVPERTAQAVAETRARGGRVVAVGTTTVRTLEAVAAERGGVVPCSGRTDLFIRPPFEFKVTDAMLTNFHLPRSTLLMLVSAFGGRELVLRAYREAVEQGYRFYSYGDCMLLV; encoded by the coding sequence ATGCGGACACAGGACTTCGATTACGAGCTGCCGCCGGAGCGGATCGCCCAGGAGCCGGCGGAGCGGCGCGACGAGGCCCGGATGCTGGTCGTCGAGCGCCGGACGGGCGTCCTGCGCCACCAGCGCGTTCGGGCCCTGCCGGAGTTTCTCCGGGCGGGCGACCTGCTGGTGGCCAACGATACCCGGGTGATCCCGGCCCGCGTTTTCGGCGTGAAGCCCACGGGCGGCAAGGTGGAAATCCTGTTCCTCGAAGAGCGCGTCCCCGGCACGTGGGAGGTGTTGATGCACGCCTCCCGCCGGCCGAAGATCGGCGACGCCATCCGGCTGGGCCCCGACGCGAGGGCGATCCTGCTCGAGGACGGGGAAAAAGGCCGCGCGGTCCTGCGCGTGGAGGGCGCGGCGGTCCCGGACCTGCTGGCCCGGCTGGGGGTCCCTCCGCTGCCGCCGTACATCCATCGCCCCGCGCGGCCGGGCCTGGATGACCGGCGCTACCAGACGGTCTATGCCGAGCGGCCGGGCGCCGTCGCGGCGCCGACCGCCGGCCTCCACTTCACGCCCGAACTCCTCGGCCGGCTCGACGCGGCGGGCGTGCCCATGACCTTCCTCACGCTCCACGTGGGGATCGGCACGTTCCGGCCCGTGTCGGCGGATACCGTCGAGGACCATCGCATGGAATCCGAGCGGTACGAGGTGCCGGAGCGCACGGCGCAGGCCGTCGCGGAAACCCGCGCCCGCGGGGGCCGCGTCGTCGCCGTGGGCACGACCACCGTGCGCACGTTGGAGGCCGTGGCCGCGGAGCGCGGGGGCGTGGTCCCGTGCTCCGGGCGGACGGACCTGTTCATCCGCCCGCCCTTCGAGTTCAAGGTCACGGACGCGATGCTGACGAATTTTCACCTGCCGCGCTCGACGCTGCTGATGCTGGTCAGCGCGTTCGGGGGGCGGGAGTTGGTGCTCCGCGCCTACCGCGAGGCGGTGGAGCAGGGGTATCGGTTTTACAGTTATGGGGATTGCATGCTGTTGGTATGA
- a CDS encoding SUMF1/EgtB/PvdO family nonheme iron enzyme, producing the protein MMKKTVIITAVMMVAAGLASADNLVVTSFHSNGQVTWTFPTNGVAEYRVEWCADLLAELWCDLESGLRGIAPIDDTMNESVPMSYRIKAMGPEPTNMVYIPAGWFDMGNCMDPNEGRDDELPVHRVYVSGFYMDRYEVNGNLWGEVYADALTNGYSFDNTGAAKGANHPVHTVNWYDVVKWANARSQIEGLTPCYYLDDAHTILFKTGTENLSSSQVNWTATGYRLPTEAEWEKAARGGASGHRFPWADDTISHGRANYTADSSYSYDLSNGLHPDYSSGDIPYTSPIGSFTPNGHGLYDMAGNAYEWCWDRYDKNYYSVSPSANPVGPLTNMPRVLRGGDYHNLPDLCRSSYRYSAQPNIEFYYMSFRLVRAAP; encoded by the coding sequence GTGATGAAAAAGACTGTAATAATTACGGCAGTGATGATGGTCGCTGCTGGGTTAGCGAGTGCGGATAATCTAGTTGTAACGTCGTTTCATAGCAATGGACAGGTGACGTGGACTTTCCCAACGAATGGCGTAGCGGAGTACCGCGTGGAATGGTGTGCAGATCTATTGGCAGAGTTGTGGTGCGATCTTGAGAGCGGTTTGCGCGGGATAGCCCCAATAGACGACACGATGAACGAGTCTGTGCCGATGTCCTACAGGATCAAGGCGATGGGGCCGGAACCGACGAATATGGTGTACATCCCAGCGGGATGGTTTGATATGGGTAACTGCATGGACCCAAACGAAGGAAGGGACGATGAGTTGCCTGTGCATCGGGTGTATGTGAGTGGGTTCTACATGGACCGTTACGAAGTGAATGGCAACCTGTGGGGCGAGGTGTACGCGGATGCTTTGACAAACGGTTACAGCTTCGACAACACCGGAGCGGCGAAGGGGGCGAATCATCCCGTGCACACTGTAAACTGGTATGATGTAGTGAAGTGGGCCAACGCACGGAGCCAAATAGAGGGCCTAACGCCGTGCTACTACCTTGATGATGCCCACACCATCCTATTCAAAACGGGTACCGAAAATCTATCGTCTTCACAAGTCAACTGGACTGCAACTGGGTATCGCTTGCCTACGGAGGCGGAGTGGGAGAAGGCGGCGCGCGGGGGGGCGAGTGGGCACAGGTTCCCATGGGCGGACGATACGATCAGCCACGGGCGAGCGAATTACACTGCAGATTCATCATACAGCTACGACTTGAGCAATGGACTTCACCCAGACTACTCCAGTGGTGATATTCCGTATACCAGTCCGATTGGCTCGTTTACACCGAATGGCCATGGGCTTTATGACATGGCGGGGAACGCGTACGAATGGTGCTGGGACAGGTACGACAAAAACTACTACTCGGTTTCCCCAAGCGCCAATCCCGTTGGCCCCCTAACAAACATGCCCCGCGTGCTGCGTGGTGGCGACTACCACAACCTTCCGGACTTATGTCGCAGTTCTTATCGCTACAGCGCCCAACCCAACATCGAGTTCTACTACATGAGCTTCCGTCTTGTGCGTGCCGCGCCATAG
- a CDS encoding B12-binding domain-containing protein gives MQDDTALFDVILNGRHEAVEGLIRSALEQGLTPDAILHERLLPGMEELGRRYASGQAVIPDLLLGARAMQAGLDALEPLLPHSKSASRPAVCIGTVQGDRHGIGKNIVAMRLRAAGYRVTDLGVDCGAEAFLRAVDKGARAVLCSALMTRSLRYLRVVADAFRDRPEIPMIIGGAPVTPDFAAELGAGYAPDASSAVQALEAILQRTELNRR, from the coding sequence ATGCAGGACGACACCGCGCTTTTCGACGTCATTTTGAACGGCCGCCACGAGGCGGTCGAGGGCTTGATCCGCTCGGCGCTGGAACAAGGCCTGACGCCCGATGCGATTCTGCACGAGCGACTGCTTCCCGGCATGGAAGAACTCGGCCGCCGGTACGCCTCCGGGCAGGCGGTCATCCCGGACCTGCTGCTCGGCGCGCGCGCGATGCAGGCCGGGCTGGACGCGCTGGAGCCCCTGCTGCCGCATTCGAAATCGGCCTCCCGGCCGGCGGTCTGCATCGGCACGGTCCAGGGCGACCGGCACGGGATCGGCAAGAACATCGTCGCCATGCGGCTGCGCGCCGCGGGGTACCGCGTGACGGACCTCGGCGTCGACTGCGGCGCGGAGGCCTTTCTCCGCGCGGTGGACAAGGGCGCGCGCGCCGTGCTCTGCAGCGCGCTGATGACCCGCAGCCTGCGCTACCTGCGCGTGGTGGCCGACGCCTTCCGCGACCGGCCGGAGATTCCCATGATCATCGGCGGCGCGCCCGTCACGCCGGATTTCGCCGCGGAGCTCGGGGCGGGATATGCGCCGGACGCTTCAAGCGCTGTCCAGGCGCTTGAAGCCATCCTGCAACGAACGGAATTGAACAGAAGGTAA